A DNA window from Syntrophaceae bacterium contains the following coding sequences:
- a CDS encoding nuclear transport factor 2 family protein, with protein sequence MTAKEIQALIERYIAAYNALDVEGMLALMHPDVLFRNVAGGTVTAEADGIGALRALAVQSKGLFASRRQEIASLSIEGDRASASIDFKGVLAADVPGGPKAGETLCLCGRSEFEFRDGLFYRITDIS encoded by the coding sequence ATGACTGCAAAGGAAATTCAGGCGCTGATCGAACGGTACATTGCGGCCTACAACGCCCTTGACGTGGAAGGCATGCTGGCCCTGATGCATCCGGACGTGCTGTTCAGAAACGTGGCCGGCGGGACGGTCACCGCCGAGGCGGATGGAATCGGGGCGCTCCGCGCCCTGGCGGTCCAATCGAAAGGTCTGTTTGCCTCCCGCCGCCAGGAGATCGCGAGCCTGTCGATCGAGGGCGACCGGGCGTCGGCGAGCATCGATTTCAAGGGCGTCTTGGCCGCGGACGTGCCGGGCGGTCCGAAGGCCGGCGAAACGCTTTGCCTCTGCGGACGGTCCGAGTTCGAGTTCCGGGACGGCCTGTTCTATCGGATCACCGACATCAGTTGA
- a CDS encoding diphthine--ammonia ligase, translating to MNADGSPAGQPFFCSWSGGKDSCLALYHAVRSGGKPEALLTMLSEDGMSSRSHALPRPLLEEQARSLGMRPVFRSASWEDYEEEFVSALRELRREGIEAGVFGDIDLDPHREWVRRVCAQAGITPVHPLWRRGRRKLLEEFVALGFAAAIVVVNEEKLDGRFLGRTIDAGTIAEMEAAGIDPSGERGEYHTVVTNGPLFASEVRIRQDGRRRHEGYAFLNVRL from the coding sequence ATGAACGCGGATGGATCGCCGGCCGGCCAGCCGTTTTTCTGCTCTTGGAGCGGGGGGAAAGACTCGTGCCTGGCCCTTTACCACGCCGTCCGGAGCGGTGGGAAGCCGGAGGCCCTCTTGACCATGCTGTCGGAGGACGGCATGTCGTCCCGTTCCCACGCCCTCCCCCGGCCGCTCCTGGAGGAGCAGGCAAGGAGCTTGGGGATGCGGCCCGTTTTCCGCTCCGCCTCGTGGGAGGACTACGAGGAGGAGTTCGTCTCGGCCCTCCGCGAACTTCGGCGGGAGGGGATCGAGGCGGGGGTCTTCGGGGATATCGACCTGGACCCGCACCGCGAGTGGGTTCGGCGAGTTTGTGCCCAGGCGGGAATTACGCCGGTTCACCCCCTCTGGAGGCGGGGCCGCCGGAAGCTCCTGGAAGAGTTCGTCGCTCTGGGATTTGCGGCGGCGATTGTCGTCGTCAATGAGGAGAAACTGGACGGGCGATTCCTGGGCCGGACCATCGACGCCGGGACCATTGCCGAGATGGAGGCGGCCGGCATCGATCCATCGGGAGAACGGGGCGAATACCACACCGTCGTCACGAACGGCCCCCTCTTTGCCTCGGAAGTCCGGATCAGGCAGGACGGCCGCCGCCGCCACGAGGGGTACGCCTTCCTGAACGTGCGGCTGTGA
- a CDS encoding MFS transporter, producing MASEQSGPFGVIFRTLKSRNYRLFFTGQGISLIGTWMQQVALSWLVYRLTDSVFLLGVVGFAGQFPTFVVSPFAGVLSDRWNRHRTLVLTQTLSMVQALTLAVLVLTGAIAVWHIILLSLFLGCVNALDIPTRQSFVIHMIDDKKDLGNAIALNSAMFNGARFLGPSVAGILIALVGEGVCFLLNGLSYIAVIAALLAMRMSPAAPVKKSTNMLQELAEGFRYAYEFKPIRFILLLLALTSFMGVPYAVLMPAFARDILHGGPHTLGFLMSAAGVGAFAGALYLASRTSVFGLGRIIPLSAGIFGVGLIAFAFSRTLWISLFLMLIVGIGIMIHVASCNTMLQTLVEDSKRGRVMSFFAVAFLGMAPLGSLMAGSVAEAIGITATMAIGGVFCIAGAVFFAGKLPLLRSIVRPIYKEKGIAEPS from the coding sequence ATGGCTTCCGAACAATCCGGACCCTTCGGGGTGATCTTTCGGACGCTCAAGTCCCGGAATTACCGACTGTTCTTCACGGGCCAGGGGATTTCCCTGATCGGCACCTGGATGCAGCAGGTCGCGCTGAGCTGGCTGGTCTACCGCCTGACCGATTCGGTCTTCCTGCTGGGGGTGGTCGGCTTTGCGGGCCAGTTCCCCACGTTTGTCGTCTCTCCGTTCGCGGGGGTCCTCTCGGACCGCTGGAACCGCCACCGGACCCTGGTCCTGACCCAGACGCTGTCGATGGTGCAGGCCCTGACGCTGGCGGTTCTCGTTCTGACGGGAGCCATCGCGGTCTGGCACATCATCCTGCTGAGCCTTTTCCTGGGCTGCGTCAACGCCCTCGACATCCCGACACGGCAGTCTTTCGTCATCCACATGATCGACGACAAGAAGGACCTAGGCAACGCCATCGCCCTGAACTCCGCCATGTTCAACGGGGCAAGGTTTCTCGGACCCTCCGTGGCGGGCATCCTCATCGCCCTGGTGGGAGAAGGGGTCTGCTTTCTCCTGAACGGCCTGAGCTATATCGCCGTCATCGCGGCGCTTCTTGCCATGAGGATGTCCCCGGCGGCCCCGGTGAAAAAGAGCACCAATATGCTTCAGGAACTGGCGGAGGGGTTCCGGTACGCCTACGAATTCAAACCGATCCGGTTCATCCTCCTGCTTCTGGCCCTGACGAGCTTCATGGGGGTTCCCTATGCGGTTCTGATGCCCGCTTTTGCCCGGGACATCCTGCACGGAGGTCCCCATACCCTGGGCTTCCTGATGTCGGCAGCGGGCGTGGGGGCATTCGCGGGCGCCCTCTACCTGGCGTCCAGAACATCGGTTTTCGGGCTGGGCCGGATCATTCCGCTGTCGGCGGGCATCTTCGGCGTGGGCCTGATCGCCTTCGCCTTTTCCCGCACCCTCTGGATTTCTCTTTTCCTGATGCTCATCGTCGGCATCGGCATCATGATCCATGTGGCATCCTGCAACACGATGCTGCAGACCCTCGTGGAGGACAGCAAGCGCGGGCGGGTGATGAGCTTCTTCGCCGTCGCGTTCCTGGGGATGGCGCCGTTGGGCAGCCTGATGGCGGGTTCCGTGGCCGAAGCGATCGGCATCACCGCCACCATGGCGATCGGAGGGGTCTTCTGCATCGCCGGCGCCGTTTTCTTTGCCGGCAAGCTTCCCCTGCTACGGTCCATCGTCCGACCGATTTACAAAGAGAAGGGCATTGCCGAGCCTTCTTGA
- a CDS encoding signal peptidase II produces the protein MSIWNRLMMMCLVSLPCIGCDQATKQAALWILPETGTLSFLGDMVRVQLVQNPGGFLSLGASLPEPWRLGLFLVGVGGLLLAILVFALWSKDVRPFELLAVSLFFAGGAGNLLDRVLYGGSVVDFVRIGAGSLHTGFFNFADVAITAGALVWIAGMMLNRHREG, from the coding sequence ATGAGCATCTGGAATCGATTGATGATGATGTGCCTGGTCTCGCTGCCCTGCATCGGCTGCGACCAGGCGACGAAGCAGGCCGCCCTCTGGATTCTCCCGGAGACGGGAACGCTGTCCTTTCTCGGCGACATGGTCCGCGTACAGCTCGTTCAGAATCCGGGCGGGTTTCTGAGCCTGGGGGCCTCCCTCCCGGAGCCCTGGCGGCTGGGCCTTTTTCTGGTCGGGGTCGGAGGGCTACTCCTCGCAATCCTGGTCTTTGCGCTTTGGTCCAAAGACGTGCGCCCGTTCGAACTGCTGGCCGTTTCGCTGTTTTTTGCCGGCGGCGCCGGCAACCTCCTGGACCGCGTCCTGTACGGCGGCTCCGTGGTGGACTTCGTTCGTATCGGAGCCGGTTCGCTTCACACGGGCTTCTTCAATTTCGCCGACGTTGCCATCACCGCCGGGGCGCTGGTCTGGATTGCCGGGATGATGCTGAATCGGCACCGGGAGGGCTGA